One region of Bradyrhizobium betae genomic DNA includes:
- a CDS encoding alpha/beta hydrolase has protein sequence MKLLVGLIATFAILFGLFELHEGSRNLNVTRTVVGETPVTIFRPQSAAPTPVVVIAHGFAGSQQLMQPFAETLARNGYVAVTFDFLGHGRNPVPMHGDITEGLTITAALLEQLTDIAASAGKLPGSDGRLAVLGHSMASDIVVRYAQAHPDVEATVAVSVFSPVVTPASPRNLLVIVGVLEPAMLRNEGLRIVNLTAGGTAIPGETYGHFSGGTARKLVLARGVEHIGVLYSHDSMVETVRWMNAAFGDRPHEEVDSRGRWLALVFAGIVALAWPLSALLPEVSPSPAGASLGWKALMTAALLPAIVTPLLLWKMPTDFLPILLGDYLTLHFLLYGALTTAVLVYLRKGQPPTATNVAWTRVAIAAAAVSAYNILAFGLPIDAYVFSFLPIPARLPLIAAIACGTLPYFIADEWLTRGPGARRGACVLTKFCFLLSLGIAVALNPMKLFFLIIIVPAILLLFVAFGLISRWSYAATGHPLPGALANGAIFAWAIAVTFPMIVR, from the coding sequence ATGAAGCTTCTGGTTGGATTAATCGCGACCTTCGCGATCCTGTTCGGGCTGTTTGAATTGCATGAAGGCAGCCGGAACCTGAATGTCACGCGGACCGTCGTCGGCGAAACGCCGGTGACGATCTTCAGGCCGCAATCCGCCGCGCCCACGCCGGTCGTCGTGATCGCACACGGCTTTGCCGGTTCTCAACAACTGATGCAGCCGTTCGCCGAGACGCTTGCCCGCAACGGCTATGTTGCCGTGACCTTCGATTTCCTCGGCCATGGCCGTAACCCCGTTCCCATGCATGGCGATATCACCGAGGGCTTGACGATCACCGCCGCCTTGCTGGAGCAATTGACTGACATTGCCGCCTCGGCAGGCAAGCTGCCCGGGAGCGATGGCCGGCTCGCGGTGCTCGGACATTCGATGGCATCCGACATCGTGGTGCGGTACGCGCAAGCCCACCCGGACGTCGAGGCGACCGTCGCGGTATCCGTGTTCTCGCCCGTTGTGACACCGGCCAGTCCGCGCAATCTGCTGGTCATCGTCGGCGTGCTGGAGCCCGCGATGCTCAGGAACGAGGGCCTTCGCATCGTCAATCTCACTGCCGGCGGGACAGCTATCCCCGGCGAGACTTACGGACATTTCTCCGGCGGCACCGCGCGCAAGCTGGTGTTGGCGCGCGGCGTCGAACATATCGGCGTGCTCTACAGTCATGACAGCATGGTCGAGACGGTGCGCTGGATGAATGCGGCCTTCGGCGACCGGCCTCATGAAGAGGTCGACAGCCGCGGGCGCTGGCTGGCGCTGGTGTTTGCCGGCATTGTCGCACTGGCCTGGCCGTTGTCGGCATTGTTGCCGGAGGTGAGCCCGAGTCCGGCCGGCGCAAGCCTTGGCTGGAAGGCGCTGATGACGGCAGCGCTCCTGCCGGCGATCGTGACCCCGCTGTTGCTATGGAAGATGCCGACCGACTTTCTGCCGATCCTGCTCGGCGATTATCTGACACTGCATTTTCTGCTCTATGGTGCTCTGACGACCGCGGTCCTCGTGTACTTACGCAAGGGTCAACCGCCGACCGCCACGAATGTCGCTTGGACACGGGTCGCGATCGCGGCAGCTGCTGTCTCTGCCTACAACATCCTGGCCTTCGGACTTCCCATCGACGCCTACGTGTTCTCGTTCCTGCCAATCCCGGCGCGACTGCCGCTGATCGCAGCAATCGCCTGCGGGACGCTGCCCTATTTCATCGCCGATGAATGGTTGACGCGCGGTCCGGGTGCCCGGCGCGGTGCTTGCGTTCTCACCAAGTTCTGCTTCCTGCTCTCGCTCGGCATTGCCGTGGCGCTCAACCCGATGAAACTGTTCTTCCTGATCATCATCGTGCCTGCGATCCTGTTGCTGTTCGTGGCCTTTGGGCTGATCAGCCGCTGGAGTTACGCGGCGACAGGGCATCCGCTTCCGGGTGCGCTCGCCAACGGTGCGATATTCGCCTGGGCAATCGCGGTGACCTTTCCGATGATCGTGCGCTGA